From a region of the Merismopedia glauca CCAP 1448/3 genome:
- the sipA gene encoding regulatory protein SipA: protein MSKEFTVGETVRLVSLPPYLKTADPMPMLRPPDIINLGEEGIILDRRPGGYWSVKFARGAFLIDSQYLEAVNPKIPDPLVEE from the coding sequence ATGTCTAAAGAATTTACAGTTGGGGAAACAGTTAGATTAGTTAGTTTACCACCTTACCTGAAAACAGCCGATCCTATGCCTATGTTGCGACCTCCAGATATTATTAATCTCGGAGAAGAAGGAATTATTTTGGATCGTCGTCCTGGTGGATATTGGAGTGTTAAATTTGCTAGAGGGGCATTTTTGATAGATAGTCAGTATTTAGAAGCCGTAAATCCAAAGATTCCAGATCCGTTAGTAGAAGAATAG